Part of the Candidatus Polarisedimenticolaceae bacterium genome is shown below.
GTCGAGACGATGGCGCTGCTTCTCGATCATCGGCCGCGTGCTCTCGATCGCGTTCGCCACGATCGCCTCGAGCGCGACCGGCTCGGCGCGGAGCGTGATCGCGCCGCGCGTGATGCGGGAAACGTCGAGGAGGTCGTCGACGAGGCGGGTGAGCTGGCCGGCCTGGCGCTCGATCATCTCGCGGCATCGCGAGAGGTCGGGGTCGGCCCCGGCCTTCAGGCGCATGAGGCTGGCGGCGTTGATGATCGGCGCCAAGGGATTACGGAGCTCGTGCCCGAGGAGGGCGAGGAACTCGTCCTTGCGCCGGTCGTTCTCGCGGAGCCGCTCCGTCAGCTCGCGCTCGCGCGCGATCGCCCGCTCGAGCTCGACGGTGCGCTCGTGGACGCGCGCCTCGAGATCGGCGTTCAGGCGCTCGAACTCGCGCGTCTTGCGGTAGAGCTCGGCGAAGACGCGCACCTTGGCGCGGAGCAGCTCGGGGATGACGGGAACCGAGACGTAGTCGACGGCTCCGGACTGGTACCCGCGCAGGCGGTCGAGATCGGTGAGATGGACGCCGGAGACGAAGATGATCGCCGTCTTCTGGAAGCGCGGGTGCTGCCGGATGATCTCCGCCAGCTCGAAGCCGTCGAGGTCCGGCATGCTGACGTCCATCAGGATGACCATGATGTCGTTCTTGAGGAGGTGCTCGAGCGCCTCGCGACCGGAGCCCGCCTTGATGAGACGCTCGCCCAGCTCGTCGAGCATCGCCTCGTAGGCGAGGAGCTTTCCGGGCTGGTCGTCGACCAGCAGGATGTTGACCCTGTCGTCCACGGCGTGCATCAGCGGTGGAGCCACATCCTGAGTGCCGACAAGAGCTGCTCCGTGTTGACCGGCTTCGCGAGGTAGTCCGACGCGCCGGCGTCGAGGCACTTTTCACGGTCGCCCTTCATCGCCTTCGCCGTCAGCGCGATGATCGGCAGGCGCCGGAGCGACGGCTCCTGCCGGATGGCGGTCATCGTCTGGTACCCGTCCATCTCCGGCATCATGATGTCCATGAGGACGATGGCGACGTCGTTCTTGTCGTTCAAGGTCGCGATCGCCTCGTGGCCGGTGCCCGCGGTGAGCACCTGCATCCCGCGTCGCTCGAGCACGCTCGAGAGGGCGAAGATGTTCCGCATGTCGTCGTCGACGACGAGGACGGTCTTCCCGAGGAGGTCCTCGTCCGAGCGATGGAGCCGGTCGAGCATCTTCTGCTTCTCCGGCGGGAGGTCGGCCAGCACGCGGTGCAGGAAGAGCGCCGTCTCGTCGAGGAGGCGCTCGGGAGATTCGACCCCCTTGACGACGACGCTGCGCGCCAGCGTGTGGAGGCGCGCGTCTTCCTCCGGCGTCAGCTCCTTTCCGGTGAAGACGACGATCGGGAGATCGGAGATCGTCTCGTCGTCCCTGACCTGCTCGAGCACCTCGAACCCCGACATGTCGGGGAGCCGGAGGTCGAGGACGACGCAGTCGTACGATCCCTCGCGCATGCGATCGAGCCCTTCGGCCCCGGAGCCGACCGTGTCGATGTCGACGTCGTCGTGGCCCAGGAGCTCCGCGATCGAGACCTGCTCCGCCTGATTGTCCTCGATGACGAGCAGGCGGCGCGTGCGCGGGGCCGCGTAGTCCTTGATGCGGAGGAACGCCGACTCGAGCCCTTCCGCGGAGGCCGGCTTCGGCACGAAGCTGAACGCTCCGCGGGCGAGGCCGTGCTGCCGGTCCTCGTCGAGCGTGACGATCTGCACCGGGATGTGGCGGAGCCCCGGCTCCTGCTTGATCTGGCTCAGGACGGTCCAGCCGAGCATGTCGGGGAGGAACACGTCGAGCGAGATCGCCGTCGGGCGGAATTCACGCGCGAGGGCGAGCGCGTCGCCGCCACGGAGGGCGACCAGGACCTTGAACCCGGCCGCGTGTGCCTGGTCCATCAGGATGCGGACGTAGGCCGGGTCGTCCTCGACGATGAGGAGCACGGCATCGCCGGGGGCGATGTCGAGGCGATCGTCCGGGATCTTCTCGACCGGACGCTCCCACACGCCGACCGCGGGGATCGACCGGCGCGCCCCCGACGACTCGACGGCTTCGGCACCGGTGACGCCGACGTACACCTGGGGGAGGTAGAGCGTGAACGTGCTGCCGAGCCCGGGTGTGCTGCGGAGCTGGATCTCCCCGCCGAGGAGCGTCGCCAGCTCGCGGCTGATCGCGAGACCGAGACCCGTTCCGCCGTACTTGCGGCTCGTGCCGGCGTCGGCCTGCTGGAACGCCTCGAAGATGATCCGCTGCTTCTCCGCAGGGATGCCGATGCCGCTGTCCCGCACCTCGAACGCGAGCACGGTGGGGACACGCGTCAGGATCGGATGGTCCGTGCTCCAGCCCGAGCCGGCCGGCGCGACGCGCATGCGGACGCCGCCCTGCTCCGTGAACTTGAACGCGTTCGAGAGAAGGTTCTTCAGTACCTGCTGGAGCCGCTTGCTGTCCGTGACCATGACCGGCGCGACCGCCGCATCGATGTCGACGTCCAGGGTCAGGCGCTTGCCCTCGGCCTCGTGCCGGAACGGACGCGCGACGCCGTCGACGACGTTCGAGACCACGACCTCCTCGGCGACGACGGTCACGGTTCCCGACTCGATCTTCGAGAGGTCGAGGATGTCGGTGATGAGGTTCAGGAGGTCGGTGCCGGCGCCGTGGATCGTCCGCGAGAACTCGACCTGCTTGGCCGAGAGATTCCCTTCGATGTTCTCGGAGAGCTGCTGGCCGAGGATGAGGATGCTGTTGAGCGGCGTGCGCAGCTCGTGCGACATGTTCGCCAGGAACTCGGACTTGTACTTCGACGTGAGCGCGAGCTCGGTCGCCTTCTCCTCGAGCGCGCGCCGCGCCTGCTCGATCTCCTGGTTCTTCCGCTCGACCTCGGCGTTCTGCTCGGCGAGCTGCTGCGCCTTCTGGGCGAGCTGGTCGTTCGTCTGCTGCAGCTCGCGCTGCTGGGCCTGCAGCTCGCCGGCGAGCTGCTGCGACTGGACGAGGAGGCCCTCGGTCTGCATCGTCGCCTCGATGCTGTTGAGGACGATCCCGATCGACGCCGCGAGCTGGTCGAGGAACGCGAGCTGAGACGACGTGAAGGTCGACAGCGACGCCAGCTCGATGACCGCCTTGACGTCGTCCTTGAAGAGGATCGGCAGCACGATGACGTTGCGCGGGACCGACTGGAAGAGGCCGGACGCGATCGGCACCGTGCCCTCGGGCAGGTCGGTGATGATCATGCGGCGCTTCTCGAGCGCGCACTGGCCGATGAGCCCCTCGCCGAGCTTGATCGACTGCGGGTGGCCGTCCTTGCCGTGGTCGGCGAAGCCGGCGAGGAGCCGGAGCTCCGGCGTGTCGCCCCCCTCGAACCGGTAGAGGACCCCCTGGTGCGCGTTGACGAGGACGGTCAGCTCGGAGAGGAGCATGCGGCCGACGGCGCCGAGGTCGCGCTGGCCCTGGAGCATCCCCGTGAACCGCGCGAGGTTGGTCTTGAGCCAGTCCTGCTCGGTGTTGCGCTCCGTCGTGAGACGGAGGTTGTCGATCATCGTGTTGATGTTGTCCTTGAGCTCGGCGACCTCGCCGCGCGCCTCGACCTGGATCGAGCGCGTGAGGTCGCCCTGCGTCACTGCCGTCGCGACCTCGGCGATGGCGCGCACCTGCGTCGTGAGGTTGGCGGCGAGCAGGTTGACGTTGCCGGTGAGGTCCTTCCACGTGCCGGCGGCGCCCGGGACGTTCGCCTGGCCGCCGAGGCGCCCGTCGACGCCGACCTCGCGCGCGACCGTCGTGACCTGCTCGGCGAACGTGGCGAGGGTGCCGGTCATGTTGTTGATCGTCTCGGCGAGCGCCGCGACCTCGCCCTTCGCGTTGACGGTGAGCTTCGGCTTGAGATCGCCCATGGCGACCGCGGTGACGACCTTGACGATCCCGCGCACCTGCTCGGTGAGGTTCGCGGCCATGACGTTGACGTTGTCGGTGAGGTCCTTCCACGTGCCGGCGACGCCGGGGACGACCGCCTGGCCGCCGAGCGCGCCCTCGGTGCCCACCTCGCGCGCGACGCGCGTCACCTCGGCGGCGAACGCGTTGAGCTGATCGACCATCGTGTTGATCGTGACCTTCAGCTCGAGGATCTCGCCCTTGACGTCGACGGTGATCTTGCGCGAGAGGTCGCCGCGCGCGACGGCGGTCGTCACCTCGGCGATGTTCCGGACCTGCGTCGTCAGGTTGGCGGCGAGCAGGTTGACGTTGTCGGTGAGGTCCTTCCAGGTGCCGCCGACGCCGGGGACGACCGCCTGGCCGCCGAGCTTGCCTTCCGTTCCGACCTCGCGGGCGACGCGCGTGACCTCGGCCGCGAACGAGCGGAGCTGCTCGACCATCGTGTTGAGCGTCTCCTTCAGGTTCAGGAGCTCGCCGCGGACGTCGACGGTGATCTTCTTCGAGAGGTCGCCGCCGGCGATCGCGGTCGCGACCTCGGCGATGTTGCGGACCTGCGCGGTCAGGTTGCCGGCCATGAAGTTGACGCTGTCGGTGAGGTCCTTCCACGTGCCGGCGACGCCCTGGACTACCGCCTGGCCGCCCAGCTTGCCGTCGGTGCCGACCTCGCGCGCGACGCGCGTGACCTCGCCGGCGAACGCGTTGAGCTGGTCGACCATCGTGTTGATCGTGTCCTTGAGCTCGAGGATCTCTCCCTTGACGTCGACCGTGATCTTGCGCGAGAGGTCGCCGCGCGCGACGGCGGTCGTCACCTCCGCGATGTTGCGCACCTGGGCCGTGAGGTTCGACGCCATGAAGTTGACGTTGTCGGTGAGCCCCTTCCACGTGCCGGCGACGCCGGGCACCTGGGCCTGGCCGCCGAGCTTGCCTTCCGTCCCGACCTCGCGGGCGACGCGCGTGACCTCCGACGCGAACGCGTTGAGCTGGACGACCATCGTGTTGAGCGTGTCCTTCAGCTCGAGGATCTCGCCGGAGACGTCGACGGTGATCTTCTTCGAGAGGTCGCCGTTCGCGATCGCGGTCGCGACCTCGGCGATGTTGCGCACCTGGGCCGTCAGGTTCGACGCCATGAAATTGACGCTGTCCGTGAGGTCCTTCCACGTCCCGCCGACTCCCGGCACGAGCGCCTGGCCGCCGAGGCGCCCGTCGGTGCCGACCTCGCGGGCGACGCGCGTGACCTCCGATGCGAAGGCGTTCAACTGATCGACCATCGTGTTGAGCGTGTCCTTGAGCGCGAGGATCTCGCCCTTGGTGTCGACCGTGATCTTGCGGGAGAGGTCGCCGCGCGCGACGGCGGTCGCGACCTCGGCGATGTTGCGCACCTGCGCCGTCAGGTTCGACGCCATCGAGTTGACGCCGTCCGTCAGGTCCTTCCACGTGCCGGCGACGCCGAGCACCTGGGCCTGGCCGCCGAGCTTCCCTTCCGTCCCGACCTCGCGCGCGACGCGGGTGACCTCGGCGGCGAAGGCGTTCAGCTGATCGACCATCGTGTTGATCGTCACCTTGAGCTCGAGGACCTCGCCGCGCACGTCGACGGTGATCTTTCTCGAGAGATCGCCGCGCGCGACGGCGGTCGTCACCTCGGCGATGTTGCGGACCTGGGTCGTGAGGTTCGCCGCGAGCAGGTTGACGTTGTCGGTGAGGTCCTTCCACGTGCCGGCGATCCCCGGAACGACCGCCTGGCCGCCGAGCCGCCCTTCGGTGCCGACCTCGCGCGCCACGCGCGTCACCTCGGACGCGAACGCGTTCAGCTGATCGACCATCGTGTTGAGCGTCTCCTTGAGCTGGAGGATCTCTCCGGAGACGCTGACCGTGATCTTCTTCGAGAGGTCGCCGCGGGCGATCGCGGTCGCGACCTCGGCGATGTTGCGGACCTGGGCGGTCAGGTTCGACGCCATGAAGTTCACGTTGTCGAGGAGGTCCTTCCACGTGCCGCCGACGCCGGGAGCCTGAGCCTGGCCGCCGAGCTTGCCTTCGGTGCCGACCTCGCGCGCGACGCGCGTGACCTCGCCGGCGAACCCGTTCAGCTGGTCGACCATCGTGTTGATCGTGTCCTTGAGCTCGAGGATCTCGCCCGACACGTTGACCGTGATCTTTCTGGAGAGGTCGCCGCGCGCGACGGCGGTCGTGACCTCGGCGATGTTGCGGACCTGCGCGGTCAAGTTTCCGGCCATCGCGTTGACGCTGTCGGTCAGGTCCTTCCACGTGCCGGCCACGCCGGGGACGACCGCCTGGCCGCCGAGCTTCCCTTCGGTGCCGACCTCGCGCGCGACGCGCGTGACCTCCGACGCGAACGACCGGAGCTGGTCGACCATCGTGTTGATCGCCTCCTTGAGCTGGAGGATCTCGCCGCGCACGTCGACCGTGATCTTGCGCGAGAGGTCGCCGCTGGCGACCGCGATCGTCACCTCGGAGATGTTCCGCACCTGGGCGGTGAGGTTCGACGCCATCGAGTTCACGCTGTCGGTCAGGTCCTTCCACACGCCGCTCACGCCGGGCACCTGCGCCTGGCCGCCGAGCTTGCCGTCGGAGCCGACCTCGCGCGCGACGCGCGTGACCTCCGACGTGAAGATCGAGAGGCGCTCGATCATCGTGTTGACGATCGTCGCCGAGCGGAGGAACTCGCCCTCGAGCGGGCGGCCGCCGACGTCGAGACGCATCATCTGCGTGAGATGGCCCTGCGCGACCGAAGCGATCGCCTGCGTGACCTCCGTCGTCGGGCGCAACAGGTCGTCGACGAGAGTGTTGAACGAGCCCTCCATGTCGCCCCAGGCGCCCCGCGGAAGATCGAACTTGGCGCGCTCGCGCGTCCGGCCCTCGCGGCCGACGACCTGGCCGATGCGCTGGAGCTCGCCCGCGATCTTCCGGTTCGCGCCGATGATCTCGTTGAACGTCTCCGCGATCTCGCCGTCGATCCCGGTCCAATCGCCGGGAAGCTGCACGCTGAAGTCGCCTCCGCGCACGTGCTGCAGCGCGCGCAGGAGCTGCCGCTTGTCGAGCGCTGCGACCGGTGTCGGATCGGCGACGGCGGCTCCGCCGTTTGCGGGGGCTCGCTTCATGGTGCCTCCGAAGTGATTCGATCCCGCCCGTGCTGCGGGATCCCGACAATTCCAGCATGAGAATCCGGTCTCGTATTTAGGGAGGTCACCTAGATGCCCCTAGGCGGTTGCAGGAGGGGGTAGGATTGCCGCCGATGGCGCGCCTTCTCATGGTCTGTCTCGGCGGATTCGTCGGCACCGGGATGCGCTACGGCCTCAACGGATGGGTCTCGAGGAAATTCGGAGAGACGTTCCCTTGGGGGACGCTCGTCATCAACGTGTCGGGCTCGTTCGCCGCGGGCATCGCTTTCTTTCTCACGGGCCCCGATTCGCCGATGATCGTTTCCGCGACGACGCGCCAGGTCATCATCGCGGGGCTTCTCGGCGGGTTCACAACGTTTTCCTCCTTCAGCCTGCAGACCCTCACCCTCTTGAGAGAAGGAGAAGTCGGCGCCGCGCTCGGGAACATCGTCGGGTCGGTCGTCGCCGGGCTCATCGCCGCCTGGCTCGGGTTCACGCTCGCGCGTAGCCTCGGAGGCGTGCGATGAAGCTCGAAGGCCAAGGCGTCCTCCTCCGCGTCTTCCTCGGCGAGTCGGACCGCTGGCAGGGCAAGCCCCTCTACGAGGCGATCGTCCTCGCCGCGCGCGAGCACAAGCTCGCCGGCGCGACGGTGCTCCGCGGTCCCATGGGCTTCGGCGCCCACTCGCGCGTCCACACCGCGAAGATCCTTCGCCTCTCGGAGGACCTGCCGATGGTGATCGAGATCGTCGACACCCAGGCCGCGATCGACGGGTTCCTTCCCATCCTCGACACGATGGTCCAGGACGGGATGGTCACGCTCGAGAAGGTTCAGGTCGTGACCTACCGGAGCAGACCGGTATCTTGAACCAGAGGCGGCCCGAGTTCGACTAAGGACAGCTCGCCGCTCGCGGCACCCCGTTCGAATCGACGCCGAACGAGCCCGCGCCGCCGCATCCCGTATCGTCTCCGCGTACCAGATAGAAGAAGCCGTCGCCCGCAGCGGGCACGTCGGCGTCGTCGATCGACGTCGCCGCGAGCGCAGACGCGAAGCAGCCTCCGTAACCGGCGCTCAACGTCGACAGCGTCCCGCGTTCCACGTCATAGACGTCCGCCCGCGCCGCGGCGTTCCAGGCGACGTGACCGGTGCCGCTGACCGTCATGACATCGACCTCGCCCGGCGTGCCCTGCGAGGCGTCGAAGGGAGCGCAGTCGCTCACGTCGGCGAGGCCGTCGTTGTCGTCGTCGGGGTCGCAGGCGTCGCCCGCGCCGTCGCCGTCGAAGTCGAGCTGGTCCGGATTCACGATCGTCTGACAGTTATCGATGCCGTCGGGGACGCCGTCGACGTCGGCGTCGGGAAGCTCCACCACCGTCGCGGCCGACTTGAGGATGAATCCGCCGTCGTCGAGACGGAGATCCCACGGCCAATCGGTCGTGATGAACGTCAGCACTTGATCGGCCTGGTCGTTCCAGACGGTGCGCACCTGGTTGCCCGAGCTCGTCACCGCGGTGAACTCGACCGGCATCGTGATGAGCCCCGTCGTCTGGAGCTGCTGGAGGCGGACGTAGGTGCGATAGGTGCCGTCGGCGAGGGCGGCGGTCGTCCAGCCGTACTGGTAGTTCGGCTCACCCGGCTGGTAGACCCACTCCTGGAAGAACCAGGCGAGCGAGCTGCCGTACCGGGCCTCCTGCGTCGCCTGGTAGGTCGCGGTGTCGGAGGCGCCGTTGTCGTGCCCGGCGTACCAGTCGCGCATCGCATTGAAGAAGTTCGTGTCGCCGACGAGGTGCCGCAGCATGTGCTGGACCCATGCGCCCTTGTCGTAGACCGTCGAGCCGAAGAGATCCGACGGGTTGTAGACCGATCCGGCGAAGTTGGACGACGCGAGCGAGCTCATGTAGCTCTTGTAACCGTCCGCGCCGCCGAGATGCTCGGCCCAGAGCGCCTCGCAGTAGGTCGCGAACCCCTCGTTGAGCCAGACGTCGGCCCACGTGCGGGGGCTGACCGCGTCGCCCCACCACTGATGCGACAGCTCGTGCGCGATGACCGAGTCGTAGTTGTGGCCGCCGTTGACGAGCTGGTAGCCGTAGCTGGTGTTCGTCGTGTGCTCCATCGCGCCGCCCCATGAGAACTCGGTCATCCCGTACTTGTCGATGACGAACGGGTACTCGCCGAACGTTTGCGCGAAGAAGGCGATCATCGACGGCGTCGGGGTGAACGACGCTTGCGCCTTGGCGAGATCCTCGGGGTAGACGTAGTAGTCGACCGGCATCGTCCCGCCGGTGAGCGTCGTGTAGGTCTGGGAGAAGGTCGAGAAGACCGACGCGGTCACCGAGACCAGGTAGGTCGTCAGGGGATCGGTCGGCTTCCACTTGTAACGCGTCTTGCCGGTGCCGTTCGGTCCCGAGCCGATGAGGACGCCGTTCCCGGTCGCGATCCAGGTCGAGGGGACGGTCCACCACTCCTCGACGGTCGCCTTGTCGTCGGGGCGGTCCTTGCACGGCCACCACGAGCGCGCGCCCTCGGGCTCGGAGAGCGTCGAGACGGCGCTGCCGATCGCCGCCGAGCCGGTCTTCCGCCAGCTGATCGAGCCGAATCCGGTCGCGTCGGGGACGCCGGAGTAGTTGACCTTGACGACGAACGTCTGTCCCACGCCGAACGGCTGGTCGAGCAGGATGTCGAGGACGTTCGTCGGGCGGGTGTAGGTGAGCTGCGTCGCCCCGCGGAAGATCGAGACGATCCCCATGTTGCTCGCGAAGTCGAGGACGAGATGCTGGAACCCCGCCACGAGGCTCATCCCCGTGATCGTGACCGATCCTTGGACGCGCTGCGTCGACGGCACGAACTCCAGATCGAGGAAGTAGTGCTGGATGTCGACGTCGTCCTGGGCTGCGGCGATCGCTTCGACCTCGGGGGTGCGGGGAAGGGTCATCCCCGCGATCGCGAGGTGGCTCTTCCTGAGCGTTGCCCGCTCCTCGGGCGAGAGGATGTGGAGCGGCTCGGGCGCGGCGTAGGCCGCGGGAAGGAGAGCCAGGCCGAGCGCGGCGACGCGCACGAATCGAGTCAAGGACACGGAGCACCCCGCTGATCGAGTGAAGACCGGCGGAATGTTATACGACCAAAACCGGGCTGCCCGCGCGGTCAGGAGGCCGCGGGGGGTGCCTCGGGCGGGGCGGAGGCCATCGCGGCGGCCGCGCGGCGCGCCTGCCGCTGCGCGATGTAGACCGCGATCATCGAGCCGAGGCCGAGCAGCGCGACGGCGATCTGCGCGAAGACTCCCAGGATCGGGATCATGAACACGAGGTAAAGGGCGATGAGCCCGACGAGCAGCGCCGTGAACGGTCCTGTGGTCCGGCCGATGAGCCCCAGGAGGCGCCGCCCGGCCCACACCGCGACGGGGATCTTCGCGAGGTAGACCGCCACCGCGTACGCGATGAGGTAGATCGCGACGAACGGCAGGGTCAGGATCAGGATCCCCGAGAGGCAGACCGCGATCGTCACGAGGATCGACACGAACCCGAGGCCGGCGGTCCTCAGCGTGTCGCTTCCGATCGCGGCGTCGATCCTCGGCTCGTGGTGCTTGAACATCGCGAGCAGCGCGCAGCCGAACAGGTAAGACGCGACGAAGAAGGCGACCCAGATCCCGACGCTGAAGGTCGACGGGTGGAAGAGCCGGTCCTCGTGCGAGCGCTTCTCCTTCGTGCTGCGCTTCGCCTCGCGCTCCTCGTCGAACGTGACGTCGCCGCCGGTGATCGCCTTGAACGCCTCGTCCATGCGGTGGCGGGTGGAGTAGGAGACGTCGCCCTGGATCTTGGCGCCCTGCTCGATCTCGATCGCGTCCGCGGTCAGCGTCGCGTCCTCGCGGACCGTGCCGCCGAGGACGGCGGTGCCGCCGGTGAACTCGAGCGACTCGTTGATCGTGCCGTGGTGGGTCAGCTGCCCGGTGAACGCGGTGACGCTCTCCACGATCTTGGCCTTGGGGCCGATCGTCAGCGTGGCGCCGGTGACGAGCAGCGTGCCTCCGATCGTCCCGTCGACGGAGACGTTCGCGGCGAAGCAGCGGACGGACTTCTTGACCTCGCCGGAGATGTCGACCTGGCTGCCGGCGACGAAGACGTCGCCGGTGACGACGCCGGTGATCCGTACCGAGGGCGAGGTCAGATAGACGTCGCCGTCGACCGTCCCTTCGATGTTCGCGGACGGGGCGATCTTGACCACGTTCCCGCGGACGGTCTCGCCGGGGCGGACGGTGAAGCCGCGGACCGAGATCTCGGGCGGGGAAGGCGGCTCGGGAGGGGCGGGAGGCTCGGAAGGCGCCGCCGCTACGGTGGCGGTGGCGATGAGGAGCAGCCAGGCGAGGGACACGCCGAGTCGAGCCTGGCGGGGCCGGATCGGGTTGTCGCTCATGGCCGGGCCTCCTTTCGAGGAGGGTTGTAACGTTCCCGTGTCGCGATCGCTACGACTTCCGGGCCAGCGGTCGTTTCCGTGGGGCCAGCGGCGCCTACCAAGGGATGATCTCCCGCAGTTTTTGGGCCTGGCGGCGCGAAAGCGGCAACGGCGTGTGGGCCTCGTCCTTCATGACGACCCGGTAGAT
Proteins encoded:
- the crcB gene encoding fluoride efflux transporter CrcB, whose product is MARLLMVCLGGFVGTGMRYGLNGWVSRKFGETFPWGTLVINVSGSFAAGIAFFLTGPDSPMIVSATTRQVIIAGLLGGFTTFSSFSLQTLTLLREGEVGAALGNIVGSVVAGLIAAWLGFTLARSLGGVR
- a CDS encoding response regulator; translation: MHAVDDRVNILLVDDQPGKLLAYEAMLDELGERLIKAGSGREALEHLLKNDIMVILMDVSMPDLDGFELAEIIRQHPRFQKTAIIFVSGVHLTDLDRLRGYQSGAVDYVSVPVIPELLRAKVRVFAELYRKTREFERLNADLEARVHERTVELERAIARERELTERLRENDRRKDEFLALLGHELRNPLAPIINAASLMRLKAGADPDLSRCREMIERQAGQLTRLVDDLLDVSRITRGAITLRAEPVALEAIVANAIESTRPMIEKQRHRLDVRLPDEPVVVCGDPARLTQIVANLLNNAAKYQEEGGRIDLEARREGDDAVLTIRDHGVGISADQIGSVFELFFQGSEPGRRVEGGLGIGLSLVKKLAELHGGTVEARSDGAGLGAEFTVRLPCLPAAAAPAEAARAEPESHPAQRILVVDDNRDAAESLAMLLRSVGHDVSVAHDGESGLARALSERPETVFLDIGLPGLDGYEVCRQARLGGLVDARIIALSGYGQERDRRRSRAAGFDGHSVKPVDLDALLALLQPWPVKRSP
- a CDS encoding HAMP domain-containing protein codes for the protein MKRAPANGGAAVADPTPVAALDKRQLLRALQHVRGGDFSVQLPGDWTGIDGEIAETFNEIIGANRKIAGELQRIGQVVGREGRTRERAKFDLPRGAWGDMEGSFNTLVDDLLRPTTEVTQAIASVAQGHLTQMMRLDVGGRPLEGEFLRSATIVNTMIERLSIFTSEVTRVAREVGSDGKLGGQAQVPGVSGVWKDLTDSVNSMASNLTAQVRNISEVTIAVASGDLSRKITVDVRGEILQLKEAINTMVDQLRSFASEVTRVAREVGTEGKLGGQAVVPGVAGTWKDLTDSVNAMAGNLTAQVRNIAEVTTAVARGDLSRKITVNVSGEILELKDTINTMVDQLNGFAGEVTRVAREVGTEGKLGGQAQAPGVGGTWKDLLDNVNFMASNLTAQVRNIAEVATAIARGDLSKKITVSVSGEILQLKETLNTMVDQLNAFASEVTRVAREVGTEGRLGGQAVVPGIAGTWKDLTDNVNLLAANLTTQVRNIAEVTTAVARGDLSRKITVDVRGEVLELKVTINTMVDQLNAFAAEVTRVAREVGTEGKLGGQAQVLGVAGTWKDLTDGVNSMASNLTAQVRNIAEVATAVARGDLSRKITVDTKGEILALKDTLNTMVDQLNAFASEVTRVAREVGTDGRLGGQALVPGVGGTWKDLTDSVNFMASNLTAQVRNIAEVATAIANGDLSKKITVDVSGEILELKDTLNTMVVQLNAFASEVTRVAREVGTEGKLGGQAQVPGVAGTWKGLTDNVNFMASNLTAQVRNIAEVTTAVARGDLSRKITVDVKGEILELKDTINTMVDQLNAFAGEVTRVAREVGTDGKLGGQAVVQGVAGTWKDLTDSVNFMAGNLTAQVRNIAEVATAIAGGDLSKKITVDVRGELLNLKETLNTMVEQLRSFAAEVTRVAREVGTEGKLGGQAVVPGVGGTWKDLTDNVNLLAANLTTQVRNIAEVTTAVARGDLSRKITVDVKGEILELKVTINTMVDQLNAFAAEVTRVAREVGTEGALGGQAVVPGVAGTWKDLTDNVNVMAANLTEQVRGIVKVVTAVAMGDLKPKLTVNAKGEVAALAETINNMTGTLATFAEQVTTVAREVGVDGRLGGQANVPGAAGTWKDLTGNVNLLAANLTTQVRAIAEVATAVTQGDLTRSIQVEARGEVAELKDNINTMIDNLRLTTERNTEQDWLKTNLARFTGMLQGQRDLGAVGRMLLSELTVLVNAHQGVLYRFEGGDTPELRLLAGFADHGKDGHPQSIKLGEGLIGQCALEKRRMIITDLPEGTVPIASGLFQSVPRNVIVLPILFKDDVKAVIELASLSTFTSSQLAFLDQLAASIGIVLNSIEATMQTEGLLVQSQQLAGELQAQQRELQQTNDQLAQKAQQLAEQNAEVERKNQEIEQARRALEEKATELALTSKYKSEFLANMSHELRTPLNSILILGQQLSENIEGNLSAKQVEFSRTIHGAGTDLLNLITDILDLSKIESGTVTVVAEEVVVSNVVDGVARPFRHEAEGKRLTLDVDIDAAVAPVMVTDSKRLQQVLKNLLSNAFKFTEQGGVRMRVAPAGSGWSTDHPILTRVPTVLAFEVRDSGIGIPAEKQRIIFEAFQQADAGTSRKYGGTGLGLAISRELATLLGGEIQLRSTPGLGSTFTLYLPQVYVGVTGAEAVESSGARRSIPAVGVWERPVEKIPDDRLDIAPGDAVLLIVEDDPAYVRILMDQAHAAGFKVLVALRGGDALALAREFRPTAISLDVFLPDMLGWTVLSQIKQEPGLRHIPVQIVTLDEDRQHGLARGAFSFVPKPASAEGLESAFLRIKDYAAPRTRRLLVIEDNQAEQVSIAELLGHDDVDIDTVGSGAEGLDRMREGSYDCVVLDLRLPDMSGFEVLEQVRDDETISDLPIVVFTGKELTPEEDARLHTLARSVVVKGVESPERLLDETALFLHRVLADLPPEKQKMLDRLHRSDEDLLGKTVLVVDDDMRNIFALSSVLERRGMQVLTAGTGHEAIATLNDKNDVAIVLMDIMMPEMDGYQTMTAIRQEPSLRRLPIIALTAKAMKGDREKCLDAGASDYLAKPVNTEQLLSALRMWLHR
- a CDS encoding M1 family aminopeptidase, translating into MSLTRFVRVAALGLALLPAAYAAPEPLHILSPEERATLRKSHLAIAGMTLPRTPEVEAIAAAQDDVDIQHYFLDLEFVPSTQRVQGSVTITGMSLVAGFQHLVLDFASNMGIVSIFRGATQLTYTRPTNVLDILLDQPFGVGQTFVVKVNYSGVPDATGFGSISWRKTGSAAIGSAVSTLSEPEGARSWWPCKDRPDDKATVEEWWTVPSTWIATGNGVLIGSGPNGTGKTRYKWKPTDPLTTYLVSVTASVFSTFSQTYTTLTGGTMPVDYYVYPEDLAKAQASFTPTPSMIAFFAQTFGEYPFVIDKYGMTEFSWGGAMEHTTNTSYGYQLVNGGHNYDSVIAHELSHQWWGDAVSPRTWADVWLNEGFATYCEALWAEHLGGADGYKSYMSSLASSNFAGSVYNPSDLFGSTVYDKGAWVQHMLRHLVGDTNFFNAMRDWYAGHDNGASDTATYQATQEARYGSSLAWFFQEWVYQPGEPNYQYGWTTAALADGTYRTYVRLQQLQTTGLITMPVEFTAVTSSGNQVRTVWNDQADQVLTFITTDWPWDLRLDDGGFILKSAATVVELPDADVDGVPDGIDNCQTIVNPDQLDFDGDGAGDACDPDDDNDGLADVSDCAPFDASQGTPGEVDVMTVSGTGHVAWNAAARADVYDVERGTLSTLSAGYGGCFASALAATSIDDADVPAAGDGFFYLVRGDDTGCGGAGSFGVDSNGVPRAASCP
- a CDS encoding DUF190 domain-containing protein — protein: MKLEGQGVLLRVFLGESDRWQGKPLYEAIVLAAREHKLAGATVLRGPMGFGAHSRVHTAKILRLSEDLPMVIEIVDTQAAIDGFLPILDTMVQDGMVTLEKVQVVTYRSRPVS